A genome region from Sebastes umbrosus isolate fSebUmb1 chromosome 22, fSebUmb1.pri, whole genome shotgun sequence includes the following:
- the LOC119482102 gene encoding uncharacterized protein DDB_G0290685-like — translation MLEWSRPDLNPRFVHLRRFGEDQLVDQNPSYKGRTSASIDRLKQGDMSLTLSKVKLSDEGTYRCFSPGLETDSSVQLVVVPVSVTTIEITKVSSGVLQCESEGWYPEPEVLWLDGEGNLLSAGPPETVRGPDDLYTVSSRVTVEKRHSNNFTCRVQQKNTNQTRETHIQVPDDFFTDSSGAKSSASTIIGLVVGILFILVVAFVVWKWRQNKTKTKRNLVDEETLGGGGERKSNSISNDSEQEALIERETDSREKQINTETPAPGPAERGTQPEQPEQPNTERAAEGQMDRDGQQPQVRSEGKAKNDSDNRDDNAKPTSEETPAPGPADRETQPEQPNIERAAEGQMDGDGKQQQFMTGEEAKNDNDKDSEEEEIKSAKNKAAGQDPTDKENNDLDQTGGQTGKSDPTPCPTERERHQDNNTDRKDGVDNTTPLSPADGPSDQLPKADVRSDSDKKDEEEDTESTNNEPADQGSNEGDTQRDELQAGAGRNTEDEKNTETERPCSPKTDQPTEEQPEKSPDSRDGEDGMTPRKENTTSDQPPTAQAHRDVEKTEEETQKTEGETHGKQRINGQQEKQLNQEDVNEDPEQEQHEEREDRRRSDRNQNVAEDEHHLNTGGDDASYSSGIPDLQHVTGVETDQQQSADDRQKGDGASV, via the exons ATGCTGGAGTGGTCGAGACCTGACCTGAACCCCAGATTTGTCCATTTGAGGCGGTTCGGCGAAGACCAACTGGTTGATCAGAATCCATCCTACAAAGGAAGAACATCGGCGTCCATCGACAGACTGAAACAGGGAGACATGTCACTGACGCTGTCCAAAGTGAAACTCTCTGATGAGGGAACGTACAGATGCTTCAGTCCAGGATTAGAAACAGACTCTAGTGTTCAGCTCGTTGTCG tACCAGTATCAGTCACCACCATCGAGATAACCAAAGTCAGCAGTGGAGTGTTACAGTGTGAGTCTGAAGGCTGGTATCCAGAGCCTGAGGTGTTGTGGCTGGACGGTGAGGGaaacctcctctctgctggacCTCCAGAGACAGTCAGAGGTCCTGATGACCTCTATACTGTCAGCAGCAGAGTGACTGTGGAGAAGAGACACAGCAACAACTTCACCTGTAGAGTCCAACAGAAGAACACCAACCAGACCAGAGAGACACACATCCAGGTTCCAG ATGATTTCTTCACGGACTCGTCTGGTGCTAAGTCTTCTGCTTCTACCATCATTGGTTTGGTTGTCGGCATCTTGTTTATTCTTGTGGTCGCCTTCGTTGTGTGGAAatggagacaaaacaaaacca AGACCAAGAGGAACCTTGTGGATGAAGAAAcattgggaggaggaggagagaggaagagcaacTCTATAAGTAATGATTCAGAACAGGAGGCTCTgatagaaagagaaacagacagcagagagaaacaaataaatactgaaaCACCAGCTCCAGgtccagcagagagaggaacaCAACCAGAGCAGCCAGAGCAACCAAATACTGAAAGAGCAGCTGAGGGTCAGATGGATAGAGATGGACAACAACCACAGGTTAGGTCAGAAGGAAAGGCAAAGAATGATTCGGACAACAGGGATGACAATGCCAAGCCAACAAGTGAAGAAACACCAGCTCCAGGTCCAgcagacagagaaacacaaccAGAGCAACCAAATATTGAAAGAGCAGCTGAGGGTcagatggatggagatggaAAACAACAGCAGTTCATGACAGGAGAAGAAGCAAAGAATGATAATGACAAGGACAGTGAAGAAGAGGAAATAAAATCTGCTAAAAACAAAGCAGCAGGTCAGGATCCAACtgataaagaaaataatgatttggaccagacaggaggacagacggGGAAGAGTGACCCCACTCCATGtccaacagagagagaaagacaccaAGACAATAATACAGACAGGAAAGATGGAGTGGACAACACAACACCTTTGTCTCCAGCGGATGGACCATCAGATCAGCTCCCTAAAGCTGATGTACGGAGTGATTCAGACAagaaagatgaagaggaggacacTGAATCTACAAATAATGAACCAGCAGATCAAGGTTCAAATGAgggagacacacaaagagatgaACTCCAGGCAGGAGCAGGGAGAAACACTGAGGACgagaaaaacactgaaacagAACGTCCATGTTCACCAAAAACAGATCAGCCAACTGAAGAACAGCCAGAGAAGAGTCCCGAcagcagagatggagaggacGGTATGACacccaggaaagaaaacacaacatctgACCAGCCCCCGACAGCACAAGCACACAGGGATGTGGAGAAAACAGAGGAAGAGACACAGAAAACAGAGGGAGAAACACATGGAAAGCAACGTATTAATGGTCAGCAAGAGAAGCAGCTGAATCAGGAAGACGTTAATGAGGACCCAGAGCAAGAGCAGCATGAGGAAAgagaagacagaagaagaagtgacagaAATCAAAATGTAGCAGAAGATGAGCATCATCTGAACACCGGAGGAGATGACGCTAGTTATTCAAGTGGCATCCCAGATCTTCAGCATGTGACGGGAGTAGAAACAGACCAACAACAGAGCGCTGACGATAGACAGAAAGGTGATGGAGCATCAGTTTAG